A part of Aspergillus oryzae RIB40 DNA, chromosome 7 genomic DNA contains:
- a CDS encoding uncharacterized protein (predicted protein): MAPSHLLCTFSPSRLTLFLSPPIFLLSSYLVICLSFAFRVYTFNSNTLVQIKTHLNNNTSTFIMSTTTTSVAASATASCNSVTYWQLPVDDAACALPKTGNYSDVMDKCCSPAKVTDFDNGCGLYCLAQGQSVGDLKDCLRKNGAQDGREFYCKGNDTATATASAPSSTKTGDKTGTATGSGASSTSSDSAAYAIQPAVSKGGLGLLAMVFCSALMGVVA, encoded by the exons ATGGCACCAAGTCACCTGCTGTGTACTTTTAGTCCTTC CCGTCTCaccttgtttctttcacCTCCTATCTTTCTCCTGTCAAGCTATCTTGTCATCTGTCTTTCGTTTGCATTTCGAGTCTACACTTTCAACTCCAATACACTCGTTCAAATCAAGACTCACTtgaacaacaacacaagTACATTCATAATGTctactaccaccacctccgTCGCCGCCAGCGCCACTGCCTCCTGCAACAGCGTGACCTACTGGCAGCTCCCCGTCGACGATGCCGCCTGCGCCCTCCCCAAGACCGGCAACTACTCTGATGTCATGGACAAATGCTGCTCCCCGGCCAAGGTGACCGATTTCGACAACGGCTGCGGCCTCTACTGTCTCGCCCAGGGCCAGAGCGTCGGCGACCTCAAGGACTGCCTGCGCAAGAACGGCGCCCAGGACGGTCGCGAGTTCTACTGCAAGGGCAATGATACCGCCACCGCCACGGCCTCCGCTCCGTCTTCCACCAAGACCGGCGACAAGACCGGTACTGCCACTGGCAGCggtgcctcctccacctcctccgaCAGCGCCGCCTATGCTATCCAGCCTGCTGTTTCCAAGGGCGGACTCGGTCTCTTGGCCATGGTCTTCTGCTCCGCTTTGATGGGGGTTGTTGCCTAG
- a CDS encoding uncharacterized protein (predicted protein), which produces MVFPFPGTSIQTWGTESISRVLPISSCKEFISWISKSHQNRARVFSFLKAFTVCREAPMVPRSSPLTVIVTTSPTPSIPSTDLISSVLQSFHRHCRDLVSARVIVVFDTFDRIGLRSRLKKGQVTPEVAANYGIYKENVKELILREYASPDASPNHVTQEWQDRAEFGLNDLSNVVDLSITQTDDKQVTFIEPAARLGFGLAVRSALRVCETPYVWVQQHDWALVADIPLTPLLEVMERSDADPAVPVKYVSFPSVRMLSYATQPCVVEFPALRALTGDLTRDFVPPSHPEVTVPLTPLYFWFDKPHIASTEHYLSRVFPNRLTMRRGEFIEDKVGQQARQQMKEGQWHKWACWLYYPEEGKQLCLRHLQGRTWNGAEGELLTKYGFSEVDTDST; this is translated from the exons ATggtctttcccttccctggTACCTCCATCCAGACCTGGGGCACTGAATCGATAAGCCGTGTTCTCCCAATTTCCTCGTGCAAAGAGTTTATCTCCTGGATTTCCAAGTCG CACCAAAACCGAGCGCGGGTATTTTCATTCCTTA AGGCATTCACTGTCTGTCGTGAAGCACCAATGGTGCCAAGATCCAGTCCGTTGACTGTGATCGTCACGACCTCACCCACTCCGTCAATCCCGTCTACGGACCTGATCTCCTCCGTACTGCAGTCCTTTCACCGCCACTGCAGGGACTTAGTCAGTGCCCGGGTCATTGTGGTCTTTGACACCTTTGACCGCATCGGACTTCGCTCCCGTCTGAAAAAGGGACAAGTCACTCCCGAAGTCGCCGCCAACTACGGCATCTACAAAGAAAATGTCAAGGAGCTGATTCTACGCGAATATGCGTCTCCCGATGCCAGCCCAAACCACGTGACGCAAGAATGGCAGGACCGGGCCGAATTCGGTCTCAACGACCTCAGCAACGTGGTCGATCTGTCCATCACCCAGACGGACGACAAGCAAGTGACCTTCATCGAGCCTGCAGCGCGTCTGGGGTTCGGGCTGGCCGTGCGCTCGGCCCTGCGGGTCTGTGAGACCCCGTACGTCTGGGTCCAGCAACATGACTGGGCGCTCGTCGCCGATATTCCGTTAACACCGTTACTGGAGGTCATGGAGCGTTCGGACGCAGATCCAGCCGTGCCGGTTAAATACGTATCGTTTCCCTCGGTGCGCATGCTCTCCTATGCTACGCAGCCTTGTGTGGTGGAATTCCCGGCCTTGCGGGCTTTGACTGGCGATCTCACGCGGGATTTTGTTCCCCCATCGCATCCGGAGGTGACTGTGCCGTTGACGCCGCTGTATTTCTGGTTTGATAAACCTCATATTGCGTCGACGGAACATTATCTCTCGCGGGTGTTCCCGAATCGGCTGACGATGCGGCGGGGGGAGTTTATTGAGGATAAGGTTGGTCAGCAGGCGAGAcagcagatgaaggaggGCCAGTGGCATAAATGGGCCTGTTGGCTGTACTACCCGGAGGAGGGGAAGCAGCTCTGTCTGCGGCATTTACAGGGTCGGACTTGGAACGGGGCGGAGGGGGAATTATTGACCAAGTATGGATTTTCGGAAGTCGATACGGACTCGACTTGA
- a CDS encoding uncharacterized protein (predicted transporter (major facilitator superfamily)) yields the protein MEQEAISQSQPHRPTDTSSSNKETDDRITEVLPQKHDVETGSTADSAQAGVQRAAILQKTWSKKGMIITFMGLFLYTLATHFGDYSSQVYIPYTTSSFKNHSSMSAARVASNIASITAYPIIAKLGDVFGRGEMFTFSILITTLCYVIYAACTNISQYAIAAVFHSIGSTGFGLTQQVFIADVTNLVNRGLWSTLPDSISTIPTLYLGTTIGQSVLDHSTWRWGWGMWAIVLPVCGLPLLGSVFFHQHQAIKNGLGKKRLAAQLGLNASQPWWKQAYELLWVQLDLPGALLLLAGLALTLIPISLTGANRSDRWQSATFIALLVVGIVLLVLFALWDIFVAKKPFIPYRMVRSKTVAAACLLGALDFLHYSMFTVFYSSYLQVVGGYSPGHATRIDNALRVSFQASGIFAGLFMKYTKRSQIWVLIGAPLCVLGMGILLYLIDMGDGKMGNEASFVTAKALIGIGRGFYQTASQVSAQAVVTKQEISVVTAVFFASMGVGGAIGTSISGAIWRNNLPTKLRQYLPEELKPQAMAIFQSIVTAKKYAKGTPAREAIDRSYRETQRLLAIGGLCAVSPMLIVMFFLKNVHLDKRDNVVGDAEERLDKVEGESGKQVS from the exons ATGGAGCAGGAAGCAATATCTCAATCGCAGCCCCACAGGCCAACGGATACAAGTTCAAGTAACAAAGAGACAGATGATCGAATTACTGAGGTTCTACCCCAGAAGCACGATGTTGAGACAGGTTCGACCGCCGATAGTGCTCAAGCAGGAGTACAGCGAGCAGCAATACTACAAAAGACGTGGTCTAAAAAGGGGATGATAATTACATTTATGGG TCTCTTTCTATACACACTCGCGACACACTTCGGAGATTATTCTAGCCAGGTTTACATTCCATACACCACAAGTTCCTTTAAGAACCACTCCTCGATGAGTGCAGCAAGAGTTGCTAGTAACATCGCAAGTATCACTGCATATCCTATTATTGCTAAACTTGGAGAT GTATTCGGGAGAGGGGAGATGTTCACCTTTTCGATCCTGATCACCACATTGTGCTATGTCATTTATGCTGCATGCACGAATATATCGCAATATGCT ATTGCTGCAGTCTTTCACTCTATTGGTTCCACCGGCTTCGGTCTCACACAGCAGGTCTTTATTGCCGATGTTACAAACCTGGTCAACCGTGGTCTATGGTCCACGTTACCGGACTCGATCTCTACCATACCAACACTATACCTTGGCACGACAATTGGGCAATCGGTGTTGGACCACTCCACATGGCGCTGGGGCTGGGGCATGTGGGCTATCGTACTACCTGTATGTGGTCTTCCACTACTGGGTTCCGTATTCTTCCATCAACACCAAGCAATAAAAAACGGGCTTGGGAAAAAGCGCCTTGCTGCTCAGCTCGGATTGAACGCTTCCCAGCCATGGTGGAAACAGGCATACGAACTATTATGGGTTCAGCTCGACCTCCCAGGTGCTCTGCTTCTTCTAGCAGGGTTGGCTTTAACATTGATACCTATTTCCTTGACAGGAGCGAATCGAAGTGATCGTTGGCAGAGTGCTACATTCATTGCATTACTCGTCGTCGGCATTGTACTCCTTGTTCTCTTTGCTCTGTGGGATATTTTCGTGGCCAAGAAGCCATTTATCCCGTACAGGATGGTCAGGAGTAAgactgttgctgctgcgTGTTTGTTAGGAGCCTTGGACTTTCTCCATTACTCCATGTTCACCGTGTTCTACAGCAGTTACCTTCAAGTGGTGGGTGGCTATTCCCCCGGACATGCAACTAGAATTGA TAACGCCCTCCGCGTATCCTTCCAAGCCTCAGGCATCTTCGCCGGTCTTTTCATGAAATATACCAAGCGGTCGCAAATCTGGGTGCTAATTGGCGCTCCTCTCTGCGTCCTTGGCATGGGCATCCTTCTCTATCTAATCGACATGGGAGACGGTAAAATGGGCAACGAGGCATCTTTCGTGACAGCAAAAGCACTAATTGGTATCGGACGCGGATTCTACCAAACCGCATCGCAGGTCTCAGCGCAAGCTGTAGTAACCAAGCAAGAGATATCCGTCGTGACggctgtcttcttcgcctccatGGGAGTAGGCGGGGCGATTGGGACCAG TATATCTGGAGCAATATGGAGAAACAACCTTCCCACGAAGTTACGACAATACCTTCCCGAGGAACTAAAGCCGCAAGCAATGGCTATCTTCCAGTCTATTGTCACGGCGAAGAAGTATGCTAAGGGGACGCCAGCCAGGGAGGCTATTGATCGCAGTTATCGGGAGACACAACGCCTTCTGGCTATTGGGGGGCTGTGTGCTGTTTCACCGATGCTTATTGTtatgttcttcttgaagaatgTACATCTTGATAAGCGAGATAATGTGGTTGGGGATGCGGAGGAAAGGTTAGATAAAGTAGAGGGTGAATCAGGGAAGCAGGTGTCTTGA
- a CDS encoding uncharacterized protein (predicted protein), which produces MFAHAPNTIQLELKSSDGDAYLIQVAWPLAWDDPKAPGHSASILYVLDGNALFFTTTEAARRSAMLPTSDNAVVVGIGYPMEDRPYSPRRHYDYTPPCDKYEAPCGIDGQQQALPHGGANQLLDFLVSTTFSLVYASIRRSLSVILWAGFAHYMHFSST; this is translated from the exons ATGTTTGCCCATGCTCCCAATACAATACAGTTGGAGCTGAAGAGCTCCGATGGTGATGCCTACCTGATTCAAGTGGCGTGGCCTCTAGCCTGGGACGACCCTAAGGCTCCCGGTCATAGCGCCTCCATCCT ATATGTGCTTGATGGCAATGCACTCTTCTTCACAACAACCGAAGCCGCCCGCCGTAGCGCAATGCTTCCCACAAGCGATAATGCGGTGGTGGTAGGAATCGGGTATCCAATGGAAGACAGGCCCTACAGTCCGCGAAGGCATTATGACTACACACCCCCATGTGATAAGTACGAAGCACCATGCGGAATCGACGGTCAGCAACAGGCTTTGCCTCACGGTGGTGCAAATCAGttgcttgattttcttgtcAGCACC ACATTCTCCCTGGTCTATGCGTCAATAAGGAGATCCTTATCGGTCATTCTCTGGGCGGGCTTTGCACATTACATGCACTTTTCCAGCACCTAA
- a CDS encoding uncharacterized protein (predicted protein), with protein sequence MRFNTIVALSALSTMAHAWGFNCADSQPTPDDIQAISAGQELLMADDTPSAAELMADTLSGDGENCQDNLGKCHNSLNNVTNQLDTCKKSISDINFLRKTYEEVAWKALRSMPYFNLNQRYYTVDGATYVVYVGVSLSTYGRPVHAPDLQTCVRICNKKSGCRAAHFRPYSKQCDTWTLVAPRPGFDMDGIAAVRAW encoded by the coding sequence ATGAGATTTAATACTATCGTTGCGCTTTCGGCACTCTCCACCATGGCCCATGCTTGGGGGTTCAATTGCGCCGACTCCCAACCCACAccggatgatatccaagCAATTAGCGCGGGTCAAGAGTTGTTGATGGCAGACGACACACCTTCAGCAGCTGAGCTCATGGCTGATACCTTGTCCGGCGACGGCGAAAATTGTCAAGACAATCTGGGTAAATGCCACAACAGCCTCAACAATGTCACGAACCAGCTGGACACGTGCAAAAAGTCCATTTCAGATATCAATTTCCTGAGGAAGACATACGAGGAGGTGGCGTGGAAGGCTCTGAGATCTATGCCTTACTTCAACCTGAATCAAAGGTATTACACCGTCGACGGCGCTACCTACGTTGTCTATGTTGGAGTTTCTTTAAGTACCTATGGCCGCCCTGTCCACGCCCCTGATTTACAGACCTGTGTTAGGATCTGTAATAAGAAATCCGGTTGTCGGGCTGCACATTTTCGGCCGTACTCAAAACAGTGTGACACATGGACTCTTGTTGCACCAAGGCCTGGCTTCGATATGGATGGAATTGCCGCCGTTCGTGCTTGGTAA
- a CDS encoding M60 family metallopeptidase (predicted protein), which yields MRLTHPIWLIALIGGRQVCLGAPHESGCGLDHLDWLALHNDAHVAIDAQIPDLNGEAVVEDREVDDFWFGKDEEIWNAKDNYQYNSGQVLLQSPLEENVPLDEVASDSISFDCKTKEQVIYNGQSQMVFTEVRNKAPQKVDKLIIETPDLRPWNLSITKFWGSCPGTKPGATRIRCEYIDVHPGSVRIAQIKVQLGEYEGSAIEFPMKMTSYVNGHLKDDKEVKVHWDKREPLVYKQTDPSKFPQPRTFKVSPLVSPPDEALRLRQQFHWSDLQSTGFYLNPNEPLTVFVESSVRDGPKPRLVLGPPALVHPDHGKEHVPAQLVELPPLENGRNKSVHNFGGIIYIRYTHRASDQPPPPVFLRLGDTAEPFPLFREGSTTDAQWKSMLDVTKVPFAEHDGKRVIITGLAKHAKKYADNGQRQQELLDTYAHIIAIQDRFSALKYNARDPRDRPSLLRPMVVESVNSGVATATNYRAAIPNRLSDQIYWVPRLRNSWMVFHELGHQRQITRTWSWRAMTEVTVNIYSLANLREYKPPGHKNVAEWDNAKQYLTKASKEKDFDSAGFYLSLVMFEQLRVVFGDGFYHELHRDARHTLVVDKDADKKHHFMTKAAQLTGQDLTEYFTKWGLKPEDRTINEMKKQPKPKRDYTKTPVYGGHQMYRMLERSRRIEEAL from the coding sequence ATGAGGCTAACTCATCCTATATGGCTCATCGCCTTAATTGGTGGACGACAGGTGTGTCTTGGGGCTCCTCATGAGTCTGGCTGCGGGCTGGACCATCTGGACTGGTTGGCCCTACATAACGATGCACATGTAGCCATCGACGCTCAGATACCTGACCTCAATGGGGAGGCTGTGGTTGAGGACAGAGAAGTGGACGATTTCTGGTTCGGCAAAGACGAAGAGATCTGGAATGCCAAGGACAATTACCAGTACAATTCTGGGCAGGTTCTGCTTCAGTCACCGCTGGAGGAGAACGTCCCTCTTGACGAGGTTGCAAGTGACTCTATCTCTTTCGATTGTAAGACCAAAGAGCAAGTCATTTATAATGGCCAATCGCAAATGGTATTTACTGAGGTGCGCAACAAGGCACCCCAAAAGGTGGACAAACTCATTATAGAAACGCCAGACTTGAGACCATGGAATCTATCGATCACCAAGTTCTGGGGTTCGTGCCCTGGAACAAAGCCTGGCGCGACGAGGATTCGATGCGAGTACATAGATGTGCATCCGGGCTCGGTAAGGATTGCACAGATCAAAGTTCAACTCGGGGAATACGAGGGCTCAGCTATCGAATTCCCAATGAAAATGACGTCGTATGTAAATGGCCATCTCAAAGACGACAAGGAGGTGAAGGTTCACTGGGACAAACGCGAACCCTTGGTGTACAAGCAAACCGACCCTTCGAAGTTCCCCCAACCTCGCACATTTAAGGTATCTCCACTCGTGTCTCCACCCGATGAGGCTCTTCGATTGAGACAGCAATTCCACTGGTCGGACCTCCAGTCCACGGGCTTCTACCTCAATCCAAACGAGCCGCTCACCGTCTTTGTGGAATCCAGCGTAAGAGATGGACCTAAACCTCGGCTTGTGCTGGGACCTCCGGCTTTGGTTCACCCCGATCACGGTAAAGAGCATGTTCCGGCTCAACTAGTGGAGCTTCCTCCGTTGGAAAATGGCAGAAACAAGAGCGTCCATAACTTCGGCGGCATTATCTACATTCGGTATACTCACAGGGCTTCCGACCAGCCCCCACCTCCAGTGTTCTTGAGGCTTGGTGACACAGCTGAGCCGTTTCCATTGTTCCGTGAGGGCTCGACTACTGATGCTCAGTGGAAGAGTATGCTGGATGTAACAAAGGTTCCTTTTGCCGAACACGACGGCAAGCGAGTAATCATCACGGGTCTCGCGAAGCACGCCAAGAAATATGCGGACAACGGCCAGCGCCAGCAGGAACTGTTAGACACTTACGCGCATATAATAGCTATCCAGGATAGATTCAGTGCTCTGAAGTACAATGCGCGCGATCCAAGAGACAGACCGAGTCTACTCCGGCCCATGGTGGTAGAATCAGTGAATAGTGGCGTCGCCACTGCAACTAATTATCGCGCTGCCATCCCCAACAGACTATCTGACCAGATATATTGGGTCCCAAGGCTGCGTAATTCATGGATGGTCTTTCACGAACTGGGCCACCAGCGCCAGATTACCCGTACCTGGAGCTGGCGGGCAATGACGGAAGTCACAGTCAATATTTACAGTCTGGCAAATCTGCGCGAATATAAACCTCCAGGCCACAAAAATGTCGCAGAGTGGGACAATGCAAAGCAGTATCTCACTAAGGccagcaaggaaaaggactTCGACAGCGCTGGCTTCTATCTCAGTCTTGTGATGTTCGAGCAACTCCGTGTTGTTTTTGGGGATGGTTTCTACCATGAGCTGCATCGGGACGCCCGCCACACGTTAGTTGTTGACAAGGATGCCGATAAAAAACATCATTTCATGACCAAGGCGGCCCAACTGACTGGGCAGGATCTGACCGAATATTTTACAAAATGGGGCCTCAAGCCGGAGGACCGCACAATcaatgaaatgaagaaacagCCTAAGCCGAAGCGTGACTACACGAAGACGCCCGTCTACGGAGGGCATCAAATGTATCGAATGCTAGAGCGAAGCCGTCGGATTGAGGAAGCTCTTTAA